In the genome of Pelobacter seleniigenes DSM 18267, one region contains:
- the gatA gene encoding Asp-tRNA(Asn)/Glu-tRNA(Gln) amidotransferase subunit GatA — MTIAEMRRELQAGRVTAVELTRACLERVEATDEQLNAFITVCAEEALVAAAEADRRIAGGETAPLLGIPLAVKDIFNVTDLPTTCGSKILANYVSPYTATAVARLTAQGAVIVGKLNMDEFAMGSSNENSAAGPVKNPWDLERIPGGSSGGSAAAVAARQVVAALGTDTGGSIRQPASHCGVVGLKPTYGRVSRYGVIAYASSLDQVGPLAGSVEDCALLLGAIAGYDSADSTSVDCPVPDYLATLKNGVAGKKIGLPREYFIEGLDPDVKRAVAEAIEVYRGLGAEIVEVSLPHTDYSVACYYLIATAEASSNLARYDGVRFGARKDSGQGLIGMYQETRAAGFGAEVKRRIMLGTYALSSGYYDAYYLKAQKVRTLVRQDFLNAFAQVDLLLTPVAPTPAFKIGEKVNDPLQMYLSDIFTIPVNLAGTCALSLPCGVSSEGLPIGLQLIGQPFAEADILQAAYAFEEATDWGGRVPELG, encoded by the coding sequence ATGACTATTGCAGAGATGCGCCGGGAACTGCAGGCCGGGCGGGTGACGGCGGTCGAGTTGACCCGGGCCTGCCTGGAGCGGGTTGAGGCGACCGATGAACAGCTGAATGCTTTTATCACGGTCTGCGCAGAAGAGGCGCTCGTGGCCGCGGCTGAAGCCGATCGGCGGATCGCCGGTGGCGAGACTGCTCCCTTGCTCGGGATTCCTTTGGCGGTCAAGGATATTTTCAACGTCACCGATTTGCCGACCACCTGCGGCTCGAAGATCCTAGCTAACTACGTTTCCCCCTATACGGCTACAGCCGTGGCTCGGCTGACTGCCCAGGGGGCGGTTATTGTCGGCAAGCTGAACATGGATGAATTTGCCATGGGCAGTTCCAATGAGAACAGCGCCGCCGGACCGGTCAAAAACCCCTGGGACCTGGAGCGGATTCCCGGCGGGTCATCGGGCGGCAGTGCCGCCGCGGTCGCGGCCCGGCAGGTGGTTGCCGCGCTGGGCACGGATACCGGCGGGTCCATTCGCCAGCCCGCGTCTCACTGTGGCGTGGTCGGCCTCAAACCGACCTATGGGCGGGTCTCCCGCTACGGGGTGATCGCGTACGCTTCGTCCCTCGATCAGGTTGGCCCGCTGGCCGGCTCGGTTGAGGACTGTGCTCTGCTGCTGGGGGCCATCGCCGGCTATGACTCCGCGGATTCGACGTCCGTCGACTGTCCGGTTCCCGATTATCTCGCCACCCTCAAGAACGGAGTGGCCGGGAAAAAGATCGGTCTGCCCCGGGAATACTTTATCGAGGGGCTCGACCCCGATGTCAAACGGGCCGTTGCCGAAGCGATTGAGGTCTATCGCGGCCTGGGCGCGGAGATCGTTGAGGTCAGCCTGCCCCACACCGATTATTCGGTGGCCTGTTACTACCTGATCGCCACTGCGGAAGCCTCCAGTAACCTGGCCCGTTATGACGGAGTGCGCTTCGGAGCCAGAAAGGATTCGGGGCAGGGGCTGATCGGCATGTATCAGGAGACCCGGGCTGCTGGTTTCGGCGCCGAAGTCAAACGCCGGATCATGCTCGGAACCTATGCCCTGTCCTCCGGTTATTACGATGCCTATTACCTCAAAGCACAGAAGGTACGGACGCTGGTGCGCCAGGACTTTTTGAATGCTTTTGCCCAGGTTGACCTGCTGCTGACCCCGGTTGCACCGACCCCGGCGTTCAAAATCGGCGAAAAGGTCAACGACCCGTTGCAGATGTACCTGTCCGACATTTTCACCATTCCGGTCAACCTGGCCGGGACCTGCGCACTCAGTCTGCCGTGCGGTGTGAGCAGTGAAGGTTTGCCCATCGGCCTGCAGCTGATCGGGCAGCCCTTTGCCGAGGCGGACATCCTGCAGGCGGCTTACGCTTTTGAAGAAGCGACCGATTGGGGCGGCCGGGTTCCCGAACTGGGCTGA
- the gatC gene encoding Asp-tRNA(Asn)/Glu-tRNA(Gln) amidotransferase subunit GatC has product MKISRQDVEYVARLARLTLEPEELELMTGQMDAILGYVDKLNELNTDGIEPTAHAVPMANAFRADEVKASIGIERALQNAPRADGDCFKVPKVIE; this is encoded by the coding sequence ATGAAGATTAGTCGCCAAGATGTTGAATATGTCGCCCGCCTGGCGCGTCTGACCCTGGAGCCGGAAGAGCTGGAGCTGATGACCGGGCAGATGGACGCCATCCTGGGCTATGTTGACAAGTTGAATGAACTGAATACCGATGGAATTGAACCGACGGCCCATGCCGTCCCCATGGCCAATGCCTTCCGCGCCGATGAGGTCAAGGCGTCGATTGGCATTGAGCGGGCCTTGCAGAATGCGCCCCGTGCGGACGGTGACTGTTTCAAGGTACCGAAAGTCATCGAATAA
- a CDS encoding Mrp/NBP35 family ATP-binding protein, with protein sequence MSSCDSCSDSSCSVKQPGQANDQQSQMRQALDRRMCGVKHKIVVMSGKGGVGKSTTAVNLALALAQQGNKVGLLDIDLHGPSIPKMFGLEGQHPNADENGIYPLETGDLKVMSIGFLLESTGDATIMRGPMKHGAIQQLLSDVVWGELDYLLLDCPPGTGDEPLSAVQLLGSRAAAVVVTTPQDVALTDVEKSLSFCRELKLPVVGLVENMSGFICPHCGGKSDIFKRGGAQKLAEKTGIKLLAEIPFEPLVVIGGDAGQPHLLAHPDSANSEALRTVAKAVCDYCAAD encoded by the coding sequence ATGAGTAGTTGTGACAGTTGTAGCGACAGCTCCTGCTCGGTCAAACAGCCAGGGCAGGCCAACGATCAACAATCCCAGATGCGCCAGGCCCTGGACCGGAGAATGTGCGGTGTCAAGCACAAGATCGTCGTCATGTCCGGGAAGGGCGGCGTCGGGAAAAGCACCACTGCCGTCAACCTGGCCCTGGCTTTGGCCCAGCAGGGGAACAAGGTCGGTTTGCTCGATATCGATCTGCACGGCCCGAGCATTCCCAAGATGTTCGGCCTTGAGGGGCAACACCCGAACGCGGATGAGAACGGTATTTATCCGCTCGAAACCGGCGACCTGAAGGTCATGTCCATCGGTTTTCTGCTCGAGTCCACCGGTGACGCGACGATCATGCGTGGACCGATGAAACATGGCGCTATCCAGCAGCTGCTGTCCGATGTTGTCTGGGGTGAGCTCGACTACCTGCTTCTCGACTGCCCGCCCGGGACCGGTGATGAGCCCTTGAGCGCTGTCCAGCTGCTCGGTTCCCGCGCGGCTGCGGTGGTGGTCACCACACCGCAGGACGTGGCGCTGACCGATGTGGAAAAATCCCTCAGTTTCTGCCGCGAACTGAAATTGCCGGTGGTCGGCCTGGTCGAGAATATGAGCGGTTTTATCTGCCCTCATTGCGGCGGTAAATCGGATATTTTCAAGCGCGGCGGAGCCCAGAAACTGGCTGAGAAGACCGGAATCAAGCTGCTCGCCGAGATCCCCTTTGAGCCGTTGGTGGTCATCGGCGGCGATGCCGGGCAGCCTCACCTGCTGGCCCATCCGGATTCTGCCAACAGTGAAGCATTGCGCACGGTTGCAAAGGCGGTGTGCGATTATTGTGCGGCCGACTGA